GCGCTGGGGTGAATCGTACCCTGCTTGGAGATTTGATGAGCTTCATTGAATATCTCAACCGGGAGCGTGGTTGCACCTTCTGCATCATCGAGCATGACCTGGATCTGGTGACTCGCCTTTGTAACCATGTGGTGGTGATGGCAGCAGGTCAGGTCCTCACCCAGGGATCCATGCAGGACATCAAACAAAACCCGGAAGTGCGAGAAGCTTATCTGGGATCCATGACTGCTGCTGAACGAACTGGCCAGCCGCAACCCTCCACCTCTGCCGTGTCCTCGGAGGGATCCCCGCCATGACCTTGCTGCAACTGCAGAATCTCTACAGTGGCTATCGCGGTGTGGACATCCTGAAAGGGATCCACCTGGAGGTAAAACAGGGGCAAATCGTGGTGATCATCGGCCCCAACGGTGCAGGCAAATCGACGGTGTTGAAATCCCTGTTTGGCTTAGCCACCATCCGAGCGGGTAAGGTGCTGTTTCAGGGATCCGACATCACGCATTTGCCAGCCGAGCAATTGGTGCGGCGGGGGATTTGTTTTGTGCCCCAAACTAACAATGTCTTTCCTTCCCTTTCGGTGCAAGAAAACCTGGAGATGGGAGCCTTCACTCGGCGGGATAACTACGCCAGTCAATTGGAGCGGGTTTACGAATTATTTCCTCCCCTGAAAGAGAAACGGCGACAAGCGGCGGGATCCCTGTCGGGAGGGCAGCGGCAAATGGTGGCAATAGGGCGAGCCTTGATGGTGGAGCCGCAGTTGTTGTTGTTGGATGAGCCGACAGCTGGACTATCCCCGCTGTTTATTGAGCAAACCTTTGCCCTTCTGCAGGATATCAACCGGCTCGGCATCAGTATCTT
This genomic stretch from Thermostichus vulcanus str. 'Rupite' harbors:
- a CDS encoding ABC transporter ATP-binding protein, whose translation is MTLLQLQNLYSGYRGVDILKGIHLEVKQGQIVVIIGPNGAGKSTVLKSLFGLATIRAGKVLFQGSDITHLPAEQLVRRGICFVPQTNNVFPSLSVQENLEMGAFTRRDNYASQLERVYELFPPLKEKRRQAAGSLSGGQRQMVAIGRALMVEPQLLLLDEPTAGLSPLFIEQTFALLQDINRLGISILMVEQNAKQALSMADWGYVLSMGENRFEDTGPNLLTNPEVLELFLGG